The genomic region CCAGGATCCGAACCCTTGAAGATCAGGGGCTTGAGCAAGAGCCGCCGCGTCGGCGCGACGAAACTGCCGGGCAGGTCCTGCCCTGCCCGGCAGGTCCGCACCGGGGCAGGTGGGCGCCTCCCGCGGCAGATCCGACCCGGCAGTTTCTGCCGCCCCCGGCAGGATCTGCCGGGCTGCGCAGACGCGGGCATGGGTGGGCCAGGCAGGGCAGGCCGAAATCGCGCGGCCGCTCCGGCACGTCGCTTGCTCGCCCCGTCTCCGGGTGCGTTCCCGCGCCCGGCCGAGCCGAGGGTGGGCAGGATGCCGCTGAAGGTTGTTCTCAAGCCTGGCGAGACGCTCGTGGTCAACGGCGCCGTGATCGGCTCCGGCGACCGCACCGCGACGATCTTCCTGCACAACGAGGCGCAGTTCCTGCGCGGCCGCGAGATGCTGCGCGCGGAAGAGGCCATCGGGCCGGAGCGCGCTCTCTATCTCGCGATCCAGATGGCCTATCTCGGCCAGGCGCCGGAGCGGGCGGTCCATGACGCGCTCGCCGCGCTGCGCCGCGCACGCCCCGAGGCGGTTGAGGAGATCGCGGCGATCGCGGAACTCGTCTCGATGCGCCGCCACTACCAGGCGCTGAGGCGCTGCCGCGCCCTCTTCCCGACCGCGACGGACCACGCCGCGTGACCACCCCGCCCGGCAGGGCCTGCCGGGCAGCGGGCACAGCCTGCCCGGCAACCCGGTCCCGCGCTCCCGGGCCGCATGCGGCGGAAGCCGCCTTTTTGCTTGCTTTTCCGCTCTGGCACGGCGTCTGCGTCGCGTGTGGCGACGGAACCCGGTGCGGCCATTCCCGCACGGCACAGCCTGGAGGCAGACCATGTCGCTCTTCGGTTCGATGACCACCGCGATCGGCGGGCTTACGGCGCAGTCGCGCGCGCTCGGCCACATCTCCGACAACGTGGCGAACAGCCAGACGATCGGCTTCAAGCGGATTGACACGAGCTTCGTGAGCTACATCACCTCGTCCGCGCCGCGGCTGCACACGCCGGGCAGCGTCGTGGCGCGGCCCGACTTCACCCATACCGTCCAGGGAACGATCGAGCAGACGGAGAACAAGACCGCGCTCGCCGTCGCCGGGCAGGGCTTCTTCGCGGTCGCCGCCCCGTCGGGCGAGGTCAACGGCCTGCCCACCTTCGACCCGCGGCAGTTCTACACCCGCGCCGGTGATTTCACGCTCGACCGCAACGGCTACCTCGTCAACAGCGCGGGCTACTTCCTGCAGGGCTGGAACGTCGATGCCAACACCCGCCAGGTCGACCGCACGCTGCTGCAGCCGATCCGCGTGAGCCAGCTCGTCTCGAACCCGGTCGCGACCTCGGAAATCACGCTCGCCGCCAACCTGCCGGCCAACCCGCCCGAGGGGCGCAACAGCTTCTCCTCCTCCGTCGGCATCTACGACGCCCTCGGCCAGCAGCGGACTCTCCAGCTCGAATGGACGCGCGCGGGCAACAACAACTGGCGGCTCGACGTCGTCGCTCCCGGCTCGACGCTCGACCCCGTCGGCGGCGCCGGCACCATCCCAGGCTTCGACGACCAGGCAATGAGCGCCTTCAACGTCCAGGGCACGGTGCAGCCGCAGCAGCAGCAGGACGACATCCAGATTCCCGCGACCGTAACGGCAGGCCAATTGTTCCAGGTCACGATCAACGGCATCGTCGTGAGCTACACCGCGACCGCGACCGACACGACGACAACGGTGCGCAACCAGCTGATCAGTCGAATCAACACCGACGCGGCGACCCTCGGCGTGAACGCGACGGCCCAGTCGGCGGACACGCTCCGCCTCAACGCCACCTCGATCGGCACGCCCTACACGCTCGCCGTGTCCGCGAATCTGACGGCGACCAGCGTCCAGACGAACACGCCGGCGCAGTACCAGACCGACAGCTTCACCTTCACCGGAACGGTCGGCGAGGTGGGCGACCAGTTCACGATCTCGCTCGACGGCATCACCGGCGGCTTTCCGGCCACGAAGAGCTGGACCTACACCACCACCGGCACCGAAGGCTCAATGAACTCGATCGTCAACGGCCTTGCCGCCCTGATCAACGCCGACCCCACGAGCCCCGCGATCGCGACCGTCAACGGCTCGATCCTGACACTGACGGCCAAGAGGGCCGTGCCGATCCCCTCCTGGAACGTTGTCGCCGGCCGGAGCGACATCACGGTCGGCGCGGTCGTCCCCGGCAACACCTACAGCGTGACGCTGAACGGCAACACCTATTCCTACACGGCGCTCGCCGGGGACACCGCGGACGACGTCCGCGATCAGCTGATCACCCTGATCAACACGAGCATCAGCCCGCCGCCCGCCTCCATCGTGGGGCCCGGCGTGCTGCGGATCGCGCCAGGTCTCGGCAACCCGCTCGCCGTCAGCGTCGCCGGCAACCTGACGGAGGCGACCACCGGCACGCGCACCGCCAACGGCAATATCCCCCCCCATATCCAGGTGACCTTCGGCGCGCCGGGTGACCCGACGCGCGCCGGGACGATCACCGCGCTTTCGGCGGCCAATGTCGCGGGCGGCACCGCTACCGTTCCGGCGAACCAGCTCACCGGCGACCGCGCCTATGTGGACGTGGTTCTGAACTACGGCTCCGGCCCGCAGAGGGTTCGCCTGTTCCTCGGCAGCTTCGGGCTCGCGGACGGGGTGACGCAGTTCGCCGGCGCCGACTACGCCGTGCGCAGCCTCGAGCAGAACGGCGTGCCGCAGGGAAGCTTCTCCTCGCTCGCGATCCGCGAGAACGGCGATGTCGTGATCAACTACGACAACGGCCAGAGCCGGGTGATCAACCGCATCCCCGTCGTCACCTTCAACGAGGCCGACAAGCTCGAGCGTGTGGACGGCCAGGCCTTCATGCGCACCACCGAGAGCGGTGAGGCGCGCGTTCTCGACCCCGCACGCGACGGCGCGGGCAAGCTCGTCGTCGGCTCGATCGAGCGGTCGAACGTCGACATGGCGGCCGAGTTCTCGAAGCTGATCATCGCCCAGCGCGCCTACACCGCGAACACCCGCATCGTCTCGGCCTCGGACGAGATGCTGCAGGACACGCTCAACATGAAGCGCTGAGCCCGGCGTAGGGACGGGAGGCAGCGGTGTCGCTCGACAGCGCGATCGGGATCTCGACCTCGGGCCTGCGCGCGATCTCGGCGCAGCTGAGGACGGTTTCGAACAATGTCGCCAATGCCGAGGTTCCCGGCTACACGCGCAAGACCCTGCCGACGCGCGCGGTGACGGCGGATGGCCTCGGCATCGGTGTGGGCGTCGAGCAGCCGGCGCGAGTGACCGATGCGGCCCTGCAACGGGCCGTCTGGGCGCGGGAGGCGTCCTTCGCCGCGGCCGATACGCGCGCCTCCATCCTCGCCCCGATCGAGAGCCTGCACGGCCGGCCGGAGGCGGGCGACAGCCTCGCCGGCCTGCTCGGCAAGCTTCAGCAGGGGTTCATCACCCTCGCCGCCGACCCTTCCTCGGCGAGCCTCCAGGTCGAGGTGGTGACGCAAGCCGAGACGCTTGCCGCACGGATCCGCGAGATGGCGGGCGCGGTAACCGCGGCGCGGAACCGCGCCCAGGAGGAGCTCGTCGCCGGCGTGGCGGAGGCGAACCGCCTGCTCGGCGAGGCGGGCGTGCTCACGCGCGAGATCGTCCGCCTGCGCAACGAGGTTCTGGGCACCGCCGAGCTCGAGGACAAGCGCGACGCCATCATCGGCCAGCTCTCCGCGTTGCTCGACATCCGCGTCGTGCTTAAGGAGAACGGCGAGATGCAGGCCTTCACGCGCGGCGGCCTCTCCATACCGCTTCGCCCGGACGCGTTCTCGACCCGGGGGGCGGAGCTCGGCCCGGGCGCGTTCTACGACCCTGAGGGAGGCACCGTGCCGCCACTGCTTCTCTCCGATCCGACGCGGGCGGCAGGCGCGGTCGATGTCACGCGCGGCCAGGTGGGGGGAAGGCTCGGCGCGCTCCTGTCCTTGCGCGACGAGACGCTCCCGCGTTTCACGGCGGAGCTCGACGAGTTCGCGCACAAGCTCGCGCGCCGCTTCGAGCAGCAAGGCCTGCGCCTCTTCACCGATACCTCGGGCAACGTGCCGCATGAAGGCGGCGTGGTGCCGCAGGCGCGCTACATCGGCTTCTCCTCTGAGATCCGCGTATTTGCTCTCCTGCTCGAGACCCCGCGGCTCGTGCGCGACGGCACGCACGCGATCCCTGCCGGGATCCCCGGTTTTCCGGCGACCCGCGAGGTGCAGCCGCCCTATGGCGACCCGTTCGTCCCGAACCCCGCCACCGGGCCGCAGGGCTTCGACCAGCTCATCCGTCGCATCCTCGACCACACCTTCGGCGCGACGCTCGGGCTCGGCCGGCCGCATGACCCCGCCTTCCTCATCCAGGGCCTCGGGCCGACGGGGCGCCTCTCCTCGCCCATCCCTGCGGCGGCGACGCTCTCGGCCTTCGCCTCCTCGCTCGTCGCCACCCAGACGGCCGAGCACGCCGCGGCGAAGGCCTCGGCCGAAAGCGAGCGTTCGACCCGTGACCTGCTCGCCAATCGCTATGCCGATGCGGTGGGGGTGAATCTCGACCAGGAGATGGCGCTGCTCGTGCAGCTTCAGAACGCCTACCAGGCGAATGCGCGTGTGCTCACCACCGTCCAGGCGGTGTGGGACGCGCTGCTTGCAAGCGTGCGGTAACGGGGGGCGGAGATGACGACGGTCTCGAGCTACGGCACGATCGGCCGCACGCTCACCGCGGCGCTCGCCACGCGCGACCGGCTCGATCTCCTCACCCGACAGGCCGCTACCGGGCGCGTTGCGGAGACCTTCGGCGGGCTCGCGCCGAACGCGCGCGTCT from Elioraea tepida harbors:
- a CDS encoding flagellar biosynthesis repressor FlbT, producing MPLKVVLKPGETLVVNGAVIGSGDRTATIFLHNEAQFLRGREMLRAEEAIGPERALYLAIQMAYLGQAPERAVHDALAALRRARPEAVEEIAAIAELVSMRRHYQALRRCRALFPTATDHAA
- a CDS encoding flagellar hook-basal body complex protein; its protein translation is MSLFGSMTTAIGGLTAQSRALGHISDNVANSQTIGFKRIDTSFVSYITSSAPRLHTPGSVVARPDFTHTVQGTIEQTENKTALAVAGQGFFAVAAPSGEVNGLPTFDPRQFYTRAGDFTLDRNGYLVNSAGYFLQGWNVDANTRQVDRTLLQPIRVSQLVSNPVATSEITLAANLPANPPEGRNSFSSSVGIYDALGQQRTLQLEWTRAGNNNWRLDVVAPGSTLDPVGGAGTIPGFDDQAMSAFNVQGTVQPQQQQDDIQIPATVTAGQLFQVTINGIVVSYTATATDTTTTVRNQLISRINTDAATLGVNATAQSADTLRLNATSIGTPYTLAVSANLTATSVQTNTPAQYQTDSFTFTGTVGEVGDQFTISLDGITGGFPATKSWTYTTTGTEGSMNSIVNGLAALINADPTSPAIATVNGSILTLTAKRAVPIPSWNVVAGRSDITVGAVVPGNTYSVTLNGNTYSYTALAGDTADDVRDQLITLINTSISPPPASIVGPGVLRIAPGLGNPLAVSVAGNLTEATTGTRTANGNIPPHIQVTFGAPGDPTRAGTITALSAANVAGGTATVPANQLTGDRAYVDVVLNYGSGPQRVRLFLGSFGLADGVTQFAGADYAVRSLEQNGVPQGSFSSLAIRENGDVVINYDNGQSRVINRIPVVTFNEADKLERVDGQAFMRTTESGEARVLDPARDGAGKLVVGSIERSNVDMAAEFSKLIIAQRAYTANTRIVSASDEMLQDTLNMKR
- a CDS encoding flagellar hook-associated protein FlgK, producing the protein MSLDSAIGISTSGLRAISAQLRTVSNNVANAEVPGYTRKTLPTRAVTADGLGIGVGVEQPARVTDAALQRAVWAREASFAAADTRASILAPIESLHGRPEAGDSLAGLLGKLQQGFITLAADPSSASLQVEVVTQAETLAARIREMAGAVTAARNRAQEELVAGVAEANRLLGEAGVLTREIVRLRNEVLGTAELEDKRDAIIGQLSALLDIRVVLKENGEMQAFTRGGLSIPLRPDAFSTRGAELGPGAFYDPEGGTVPPLLLSDPTRAAGAVDVTRGQVGGRLGALLSLRDETLPRFTAELDEFAHKLARRFEQQGLRLFTDTSGNVPHEGGVVPQARYIGFSSEIRVFALLLETPRLVRDGTHAIPAGIPGFPATREVQPPYGDPFVPNPATGPQGFDQLIRRILDHTFGATLGLGRPHDPAFLIQGLGPTGRLSSPIPAAATLSAFASSLVATQTAEHAAAKASAESERSTRDLLANRYADAVGVNLDQEMALLVQLQNAYQANARVLTTVQAVWDALLASVR